In the genome of Dyadobacter fermentans DSM 18053, the window AATGCGGCCACGAGCACCGCCGCCGCGCGCCACCAGTAGTGGAGGAATGCGGGTTTGGCAGGCCGGGGTGCATCTTCCAGCTCATCGAGCCTTCCCACGAGCTGCCCTACCCGATGCGCCACTTCCTCCTGGGAAAGCTGCGTGTGATAGCGCTGTTCCAATGCGATCACGATCATCCGCGCCTTTTCGTACCGGTCGCGCTGGTCGGGGCTGGCGGCTGCCCACGATTGCCAGAATGCAGCCGACTCGCGGTCGGGGTTCAGGATCGCATGCCGGAAATAATCGTCCCGGGCCAGCTCTTCAATGGTGTAGGCACTGTAATCGTACATGGGCAGCGGACATCAGTAAGGTGAAATGTGTCGTCGACCCGTGCGTCTGCATCTTAGGGTCACCTTATAGTCCGCATTGCCGCATGACATACCCAGCAGAATTCAAAAATTTTTTAAAAACTTTATATAAACCGCAAAACCGGCTCAAAAAGGGGGATTTTATTGAGGAGAAAATAGAAAAATGAAGGAGATCAGGAAAGCGATCGTCCAGCTTTCCTTTAATTTTTTGAGGGTGCGGTGGAGCAGATTAGCCACACTCTGGCGCGTGAGGCCCATAATTCCGGAAATCTCGTCGAATTCCAGCCCCTGGTAGAAGCGCAGGTAAACGATTTCCTGCTGGCGGGTGGTAAGTGTTTCCAAAACAGCGCTCAGCTGCCTGATCTGCGCTGTTTCCTCTTCATTCAAAACAATCTGCGACTCGATCGAAATATCCGCTCCGGCGACAAACTGCACGTCCTGCGGCTGCTTGAAACGCCGGAGCCGAATGCTTTCCTTGAAGATCTTGTTGCGAAGCGCCCGGAGCAGGTAGGTTTTAACAAAATCGGTTTTGGACAAAAACGCACGCCGCTCCCACAGTTCAAGAAAAAGCTCCTGAATGCAGTCCGACACGAAATCTTCATCGTTATTCAGATTCAGCCCGTAATTATAAAGCAGCTGATAATAATGCAGCGCAATCTGCCCGAACGCTTCTTTATCGCCCGCCCTGAATTTGTCCCACAACACCTCGTGCGAAACCGGCTGCGCTATGTGGATCGTATCGTTCAAGGGCTCGGGGGTTTAATGCATTATGCCACGTTCTCTACCATTTCAAGCTTGGCTTTCACCAGTTCGGTGATTTTGCAGGTGGCTCTCGGGAACACCTTCCGGAGGTCGATATCCTCGTTATAGGTGAGTTCGTTTTTGAGGGAAGCCATGAAAATGTTCTTGATCTCGGTCGCCAGGTTCACCTTGCAGATGCCGTTTGAAATAGCGCGCTGCACCTGGTCGTGCGGGACGCCCGAGCTGCCGTGCAGCACGAGGGTAGCGGCTGTTTTTTCGGCAATACGCCGGAGCAGGTCGATGTCCAGCTTCGGTTCCTGCTTGTAGAAGCCATGCGCCGTGCCGATCGCCACCGCTAATGCGTCCACGCCCGTTTCTTCTACAAACGCCGCCGCTTCGTCGGGCTGGGTGAAGCCGGTACTCTCGTGCGACTGGCCCAGTTTGGCTACATACCCGAGCTCCGCTTCTACGTGTACATCATACCGTTTGGCACGCTCGACGACCTCGCGGGTGAGGCGCACATTCTCTTCGAACGACAGCTCGCTGCCGTCGATCATCACCGAGTCGAAGCCCGCGTCGAGGCAGCGCTGCACCAGCTCCACCGAGCCGCCGTGGTCGAGGTGTATCCATCCTTCCACGCCGAACTCTTCCAGGCCGTTGCGTCCCAGGTTGACGGCCGTTTTCAGGCCCATATAGTCGATCGAGCTTTGCGTTAGTTGGAGGATCAGCGGCTGCTTCATGTCCGCAGCCGCCTGCAACACGCCGTGAAGGGTTTCCAGGTCGTAGTAATTGGTGGCCAGCAAGCCTTTTTTGAGCTGCGTCAGTTGCCTTAGTTTATCTTTCAGTTTCATGGAAGGCTTAATTCTATTCCCCAGAGTTCTTGAATATGTTCGCTTAGCTGTTGGCGGTTATCGAATGCGCCGGTGCCCCCGGCGGCTGTGGTGTTGAGCGCGCCCATGAGGTTGCCCTCGCGGAGGCATTCTTCGAGGCCCGCGCCGGTCATGTATTTGCGGATAAATCCGGCATTGAAAGAGTCGCCCGCGCCGATGGCATCCACAAACTGCTTTCCTTCGAAGGCGGGCGCCATCATCTGCTGGTCGCCGCGCACGCCCATACTGCCTTTGCTGCCCATTTTGAGGGCGAGCGTATTCAGGTAAGGTCTTATTTCTTCCAGGGCGCTATTTATCGACTCGGCGCCCGTCAAAGCCAGCAATTCCGATTCGTTGGGCATAAACACATCCACATAAGGCAGGCAGCGGGCGTAGTCGAATGCCCATTGCTCGGCCGGGTCCCATTGCAGGTCGAGGGAGGTGGTCATACCGGCGGCTTTGGCGCGGATGAGCAGCTGTTCGATGTCCCTGAGGATGCCCTGTTGGAGAAATACGCTCGATACATGCAGGTGCTGGTAAGCCGAGGGTGTTTCAAATGGGATATCGTGGAGGGTCAATGCATGCATGGCGCCGGGAAAGGTCACATTGGCGCGGTCCTGGCCGTAGCTCATCACGATGGTACAGCCGGTTTTCTGGCCGGGGATTTGCTTTACGCGCGCACAGTTCACCGATTTGCGTTCCAGCTCGCGGAGGATGAACCCGCCGAAATCGTCGTCCCCGACCACCCCGCAAAACGTGGTGTCCACGCCCAGCGCGGCGCTGTTGGCCGCCATAATGGCCGAGGAGCTGCCGAGGCACACATTCATTTCATCGGCGATCGTCTCTTTGCCCAACTGCGGGAAAGCGTGGATCTGGTTTAAGATAAGGTCGACGTTAAGTTCTCCTACGACGAGTAGTTTTCCGTTTGACATGTTCATTCCTGATAAATGTTCACCCCCTGCACCACCCGGCTGATCGAGCCGGAAGTGGATGGGCTGTCGGGGTCGATACCGGCATGCAGGGCGCTGTAATAGCCCAGCAGCTGGCCCACGAGCGTCGCCGCGATCATCTGATAGGCATTGTCGGGATCGATCTCGGGCACGATGCGGCTGCTATGCGGCAATGCCAGTTCCTCCGCACCGCCGATTTGCAGCGACTCGATGCCCCGCGCGTCCCGCCCGATCTCTCCGGCCAGGTCGCGCTCGTAGCGCATCACGTGCGGGTTTCTCGAAAACAGGTACACGATCAATGTATTTTCATTCACAAATGCCCGCGGCCCGTGCCGGAAACCGAGGAAGGAATCCGACATGCATACCTGCCTGCCGTCCGTCAGTTCGAGCAGTTTCAAATGGCATTCCCGCGCAATGCCGAGCATTTCGCCCGACCCCAGGAACACCACCCGCTCGAAACCTTTCAATACCAGGCTTTCCAGAAGAAACTGGTTTTCCAGAATCAGTTTCCCCTGTTCGACGATCCGCTGTACTTTCGGGAATTCGCTCTTAATATCGGCGGCGTGGGCCACGAGGAGCACGCTGAGCAGCATACAGGTAAAACTGCTTGTCATGGCGAGGCTTTTGTCGTTCGTGGCCTCGGGCAGAACGATGCAATATGCTTTGTCAGGGTTGACCGCGGCGGTACCGGCCAGTGCGCCTTCACCGTTGCAGGTGATGATGAGGTGATATATCTCGTCGCAGCAGGCATTGGCCAGCCGCACCGATTCCACACTCTCGGGACTGTTGCCCGACCGTGCGAATGAAATCAGCAGCGTGGGTACGGGCCGGATAAAGACCGTATCGGGCTGCGTGACGATTTCCGTCGTCGGCACCGCCTGCACGGGTCTGCGCCAGGCTTTCTGCAAGGTTCCCTGCGCCGCGTCCCCGATAAAGCCCGAGGTGCCCGCGCCGGTAAGAATTACCCGCACATTGCCTTTTTCCAAAACCGGCCGTAAAAAGCCTTCGATCGCCGCACTTTGGCCGCTGATCAGGTCATATACTTCCTCCCAGAGTGCGGGTTGCGACAATATTTCTCTTCGCGTGTGTATATCTCCGCTGGTTTCGGGCTCGTCCGTCCCATTTTTGATTTGGTTCATTCCCACAAATTCAGAGGGTGGTAGTTAGGAAAATTTGAAAGTAAGATCAATGGCGATTCAAATTAAACATCATAAAACGAAAGTAAAAAATATTACTAAACCTTTCTTTTAATTTATTTAATCTTACCCCTATCTTGCGAGAAATATTTTGGTGTATTTTAAGGTGACCACCAGCTCCTAACCCGCTTTTATGACCCCGACAGAACAAAAGGCCCCGCCGCAAGGACTTGTAATCGACGATTTGAGTAAAATCCGAAAGGCAGGTACGCCGCTCTTGTCGCCTGATGACCGTTTCCTCGCCTACCACGTGGCAGTGGCCGATTACGATGCCGATGAACGATATGACCTGATCATGGTCACACCGGCGGACCAAACCGCGCCCGTGACCATCGCCCGCGGCATTGCGCACGGCTGGTCGCCCGACGGCCGGGAGCTGCTCTACGAAACCGCGAACGGTGAACTACATATATATACAGTAAGCACCGCAGCCAGCCGTTTACTGACGCGGCGGTCGGAATCTGCCTACTTTATCAATCACCTTGCCCTGAACAATTGCATCTGGTCGCCGGACGGACAGTCCATTGCGTTCGTGGGTGCCGACGTCCCGGAAGCCCCGGAACCGGCCGTGCGTGTGATCGACGACCTGCTTTACAAGTCCAAAGGCGGACGCGGCAGGCCCATTTACGCCGACCGCGCACAAACGCACATTTACCGCATACCGGCCGCAGGAGGCGCCCCGGAGCCACTCACATCCGGGCCATTCAACGAACATTCCACCACCTGGTCGCCCGACGGCCGGTATATTGCATTCGTCAGCAACCGGACCGACCGCCCCGACGACATCCAGCAGAGCGAAATCTGGAAGGTCGATATTCATTCCAAAGCGATCACGCCACTTTCCGACCATCGGGGCCTGGCCTACCAGCCAGCCTGGTCGCCCAAGGGCGGGCACATCGCATTCCTGGCAACGCCGGGGCAGACAGGCACCAACGACAGTCCGGCCGAGGATACGCACATCGCATTGATCCCCGCTGACGGCGGACAAATGCGCTATCTGACCAAATCACTGGACCGCCGCATCGAGCACCTTCGCTGGCACCCTTCGGGAAAGTACATCTACTTCACCGCAGGCGACCGGGGTGACACCTCGGTTTACCGGGTAAGCATTGAAAATAACCACATTGAAACGGTGCAAGGGGGCAAAGGCTGTATCTCAGAGTTCTGCCTGACTGCGCAGGGCGAGGATATGGTTTTTATCAAATCCAACACCCATTTCCCACCGGAGCTTTTCCGAACAAAGAACAAAGGCGCCGTCGTGGAGCCCGTCACGCAGGAAAACGCCGCATGGCTGTCCACGAAAGCGCTGCAACCGGCTGACCCATTCTGGTTTGAGAGCTTCGACGGCATGCAGGTGCAGGGCTGGCTGATGAAGCCGGTCGCATTCGATCCGTCCAGGAAACATCCGTTGATCCTCGTCATCCACGGCGGGCCGCACAATATGTTCGGGCACGACTTCGACGAGCGGTTTCATTTGCTGTCGCAGGCTGGCTACGCGGTCGTTTACATAAACCCCCGGGGCAGCCACGGTTATGGGCAGGCGTTTTCGAAAGGCACGCTCATGAACTGGGGCGGCGGCGATTACCAGGATCTGATGGCGGGCGTGGATTACATTTTAGCCCAAAATCCCTGGCTGGATGCTGACAATCTGGGCGTTACCGGGCAAAGCTACGGCGGATACATGACCAACTGGATCGTCACCCAAACCACGCGTTTCAAAGCGGCCGTGACCGACGGCGGGCTGAGCAACCTCGTCAGCTTTTCGGGCACCTCGTTGTACCACTCGCTGATGGAATCGGAATTCGGCGGGCGTGCTTACGACCGTTTCGATCTGTTGTGGAAATGGTCGCCGCTGCGCCATGTGGTCCGCGTGACCACGCCGACGCTGCTTTTACACGGCGAAACGGACAACGAAGTGCCGTTTACCCAGGCCGAAGAAATGTACATCGCGCTCAGAAAGAAGGGCGTCGATACAATGCTCGTGCAATATACCGGCGAAGGCCACGGCTGGCGGCCGGAACTGGGCCCGCGCAACAAAGCCGACCTGAACCAGCGCATGATCGCCTGGCTGAATAAATACCTAACCCTTTAATGAAGAAAAAAGAACCTAATGAGCAGGAGTACAAACAGTTGGTTGATTTTTGTGATTATTCATGTCCTGTTTATCGGAGTATGGGGCGCTGTGATTGAAATGCCGGAAAAGGCAGGTTTTCCCGCCACGCTGGGCTATGTGGTGTGGGCACTCACGATGGTACCCGCTTCGCTGGCGGCATTGAAACTGAAAGGCTGGAAACTGGATTTCAACCGGAAGGCAATGCTTTGGGGCGGCCTGGCGGGGCTGTTGGGCGCCGGCGGGCAGCTGGTGCTTTTCTTTGTGCTGCGTATTGCGCCGGCCTACCTGGTGTTTCCGCTGCTTTCGCTCACGCCCGTGGTTACCATCCTGATGGCCGTGCTGCTGCTGCATGAAAAAACCGGCAAAATGGGCTGGGCAGGCGTTGTACTGGCACTGGTTTCGATTTTCATGCTCTCCTACCAGCCCGCCGGCGCGACGCTCGTGAGCGGGTACACCTGGATGCTGCTGACGGCCATTCCGCTGCTGGCCTGGGGCGCGCAGGGCTACGTGATGCGGTTTGCGAACGAGATCATGTCGGCCGAAAGCCTGTATTTCTACATGATGTCGACCTCGGTAATGCTCATCCCCCTCGCGCTGATGATGACGGATTTCAGTCAACCGATCCAGTGGGGGTTCAAAGGGCCCTATTTGTCGGCGATCATCCAGTCGCTCAATGCGTTCGGTGCGCTGTGCCTCGTGTATGCATTCCGGTACGGGAAAGCGATCATCATCGCGCCCATTACCACAGCCCTTTCACCGGTCCTTACAGTGGCATTATCGCTGGCATTGTACCAAACCATCCCCCATCCTGTAATCGTCGCCGGCATTGCGCTTGCTATTGTTTCGGCATTGCTGATGGGATTTGAAGAGGTGCACAGCTGAGCCTATATTTTTACAAAAGAAATGAATCGAAAATATTTTACTTTCAAATCATATCTTTTATAGAAATTCTTTACATTAGCATTCAGAAACCGACATTTACCTAAACCCTTTCCCATTGATACGCCATTTACCACTCTGGCTGCTCTGCCTGTGCGCAGCCCATGCCTTTGCCCAGCCCAAAGGCACTATCGACAAGCACATCGCCACGATCGAATACCCCGACTTTCCCGAGGCGCATTCCACCTGGGGCTCGATCGGGTATAATGCGGCTGCCAACACGGTGCACATAGGCGTTACCAACCACGCCAATAACATCGGCCTCTACACGTTCGACCCGGCGCAGCATGCCATGAAACTGAACGGCTTCATCCGCGATATGGCGCATTTGCGGCCGTATCAATGGCAGGGGAAGATCCATTCCAAAATCGTTGCAGGCCAGGACGGTACTATTTTCTTCTCGACCGACGGCGGCGAGTCACGCGAGGAATACCTGATGGAGCACCCGCAGGGTTATGCGGGCGGCTTTTTTATGCAATGGAATGCCAAAAGCGGATTGAAAAACCTCGGCATAGGCATGCAGTACGAGAGTATCAAAGACGTAGATATCGATCCCAAAACCGGGCTGCTGTACGCCGTTACCTATCCGCAGGCGCATTTCCTGGTGTATGATCCGGCCAGAAACAACCTCCGCGACCTCGGCCGGCTTGCCAGCTCGCACGTGCCGCGCGTGCTGTTTACTGACTGGTGGGGCAACTGCTATTATGTGGACTGGCGCCAGCGGCTCGTAAAGTATGAAAAAGACGCCGACAGCCTCGTATTTGCCCGAGAAGCCCTGCCCGCCTTCCCCGGAACGCCCGGCTCCAAAATCATCACCGGCGTGACGGCATATGCCAAAGACGAAGCCAAAGGCATTATTTACCTGATCACCTACGGCGCTAAGCTCATCGCATTCCACCCGGCAAAAGAAGGCATTGGCAAGGTGGAAGACCTCGGCGGCGTGATCGAAACCGGACAGGCGCCGGCCTGGGGGCCCTATGTGCCCAACCTGAATGTGGGCCGGAACGGAAAGCTCTACTACATCATCGGCGGGCACGGAAACTATGTGTTGAAAGACAAGACCGTGCTGGTGGAATACGACCCGGCTACGGGCAAAAAGACCATTTTGAAAGACTACCCGATCACCGCCATTACCGAGGCGACCGGCTCCGATATCCGGGACAAGGACGGCAACCTGTACTTCGCCGCCCGGCGCAACCAGTCGGGAAAAGGCGATGACACGCGCCCCTATCTGATCCAGTTCAACCCTGAAAAAGAAATCCGGAAATGAGAAAGCTCACCCAAAAAATACTGCTGCCCGCATTGCTGGTAACCTCCGCAGGCCCATTGCTGGCGCAATACACGTTTTTTACCCCCAAAGAGGCATTCGCCATCGAAGTTTCGCTGCCGAACAGCACCGAGAAGCGCCTGCCCATGTACCGCAACGCGATCACGTCACTCACCGTGCAAGGCGACCGGGTGCTCGGCGGAACGACGGCGAAAGAAGGCTTGTCGCCCTATCTGTTCATCGCCTCCATTTCGGGACGGAATGTGGTGGCGGTCCGGGATTTACAAGATATAGTTCCGGGACAAAAAGGCATTGCCACGGGGTTTTGCAAGGGGAGCAGCAATCAGCTCTATGCAGGCACCATGCCGCAGGCGGGGAAAGAACGCCAGGCGGGCCACCTGTTGCAGGTCGGCATCGGGCAGGGTAATGCTATCGAGGTTAAAGATTTGGGCGCTCCTGTGCCCGGAGAAGGCATTTTTGCATTACTGGCCAACCGGGATGGCTCCGAATTGTACGGCATCAGCTACCCAAGCGGGCGCTTTTTTACCTACACCATTGCCACTCAAAAAGTGCAGGTATTCGATGACCTCGTTCCTAATGAAAAAGCGCTGAAAAACTTCCATGATTTCGCTTCGGGACCGGAAGTTTACCTCTGCAAGGCGCTTGTGCAGGATAATAAGGGCCTGGTTTACGGCAGTGCGGCGGGTAACCGGATATTTGCGTTCGATCCTGCGAAAAAGCGCTTTACATTCCTGCAAACGCCCCTGCCGGCCGTGTGGGGCCGCGAGGTGCTGGGACAGGTGGAATCCTGGGCCAAATCGCCGGATGGCAAGCTGTACGGCGGCAACGCAGGCGACGGTCAGCTGTTTGTACTCGACCCGGCCACGCAAAAGATCAAAAACCTGGGCAAACCGATGATGATGGGCCGCTTGCAGGCATTGGCGTTCGGGCGCGATGGCAAGCTGTATGGCCTCGCTGGCGGTGCGCCGGGGTATTCGCATTTGTTTTGTTATGATGAAAATGCCGGTTTTGTGGACCTCGGCAATCCTGAATTCAAAATGGTGGCGCCGGGCATCGAGCAGGGCATTCTGTGGCGGGGCTTTCAGCTGGGCACACTGGCCGCTTCGGCGGATGGAAAATACATGGTCATGGGTGAAGATGAAGCCCTTAGCCAACTGATGATCTTTCCCGTAGGCCAATAAATGCAAAGAACATGATGAAATTTACCAAACTCCTCGCTTGTTTGCTTGCATTCACTGCATGGAACAACGCTTCCCACGCCGCCGATCCGTGGCGCCTGCGTGCATTGCCCGCGTCCGTACGCCTCGACCCCGTTTCGAATGAAATTATC includes:
- a CDS encoding RNA polymerase sigma factor, which translates into the protein MNDTIHIAQPVSHEVLWDKFRAGDKEAFGQIALHYYQLLYNYGLNLNNDEDFVSDCIQELFLELWERRAFLSKTDFVKTYLLRALRNKIFKESIRLRRFKQPQDVQFVAGADISIESQIVLNEEETAQIRQLSAVLETLTTRQQEIVYLRFYQGLEFDEISGIMGLTRQSVANLLHRTLKKLKESWTIAFLISFIFLFSPQ
- a CDS encoding class II fructose-bisphosphate aldolase, with the translated sequence MKLKDKLRQLTQLKKGLLATNYYDLETLHGVLQAAADMKQPLILQLTQSSIDYMGLKTAVNLGRNGLEEFGVEGWIHLDHGGSVELVQRCLDAGFDSVMIDGSELSFEENVRLTREVVERAKRYDVHVEAELGYVAKLGQSHESTGFTQPDEAAAFVEETGVDALAVAIGTAHGFYKQEPKLDIDLLRRIAEKTAATLVLHGSSGVPHDQVQRAISNGICKVNLATEIKNIFMASLKNELTYNEDIDLRKVFPRATCKITELVKAKLEMVENVA
- a CDS encoding carbohydrate kinase family protein — translated: MSNGKLLVVGELNVDLILNQIHAFPQLGKETIADEMNVCLGSSSAIMAANSAALGVDTTFCGVVGDDDFGGFILRELERKSVNCARVKQIPGQKTGCTIVMSYGQDRANVTFPGAMHALTLHDIPFETPSAYQHLHVSSVFLQQGILRDIEQLLIRAKAAGMTTSLDLQWDPAEQWAFDYARCLPYVDVFMPNESELLALTGAESINSALEEIRPYLNTLALKMGSKGSMGVRGDQQMMAPAFEGKQFVDAIGAGDSFNAGFIRKYMTGAGLEECLREGNLMGALNTTAAGGTGAFDNRQQLSEHIQELWGIELSLP
- a CDS encoding SIS domain-containing protein, yielding MNQIKNGTDEPETSGDIHTRREILSQPALWEEVYDLISGQSAAIEGFLRPVLEKGNVRVILTGAGTSGFIGDAAQGTLQKAWRRPVQAVPTTEIVTQPDTVFIRPVPTLLISFARSGNSPESVESVRLANACCDEIYHLIITCNGEGALAGTAAVNPDKAYCIVLPEATNDKSLAMTSSFTCMLLSVLLVAHAADIKSEFPKVQRIVEQGKLILENQFLLESLVLKGFERVVFLGSGEMLGIARECHLKLLELTDGRQVCMSDSFLGFRHGPRAFVNENTLIVYLFSRNPHVMRYERDLAGEIGRDARGIESLQIGGAEELALPHSSRIVPEIDPDNAYQMIAATLVGQLLGYYSALHAGIDPDSPSTSGSISRVVQGVNIYQE
- a CDS encoding S9 family peptidase, encoding MTPTEQKAPPQGLVIDDLSKIRKAGTPLLSPDDRFLAYHVAVADYDADERYDLIMVTPADQTAPVTIARGIAHGWSPDGRELLYETANGELHIYTVSTAASRLLTRRSESAYFINHLALNNCIWSPDGQSIAFVGADVPEAPEPAVRVIDDLLYKSKGGRGRPIYADRAQTHIYRIPAAGGAPEPLTSGPFNEHSTTWSPDGRYIAFVSNRTDRPDDIQQSEIWKVDIHSKAITPLSDHRGLAYQPAWSPKGGHIAFLATPGQTGTNDSPAEDTHIALIPADGGQMRYLTKSLDRRIEHLRWHPSGKYIYFTAGDRGDTSVYRVSIENNHIETVQGGKGCISEFCLTAQGEDMVFIKSNTHFPPELFRTKNKGAVVEPVTQENAAWLSTKALQPADPFWFESFDGMQVQGWLMKPVAFDPSRKHPLILVIHGGPHNMFGHDFDERFHLLSQAGYAVVYINPRGSHGYGQAFSKGTLMNWGGGDYQDLMAGVDYILAQNPWLDADNLGVTGQSYGGYMTNWIVTQTTRFKAAVTDGGLSNLVSFSGTSLYHSLMESEFGGRAYDRFDLLWKWSPLRHVVRVTTPTLLLHGETDNEVPFTQAEEMYIALRKKGVDTMLVQYTGEGHGWRPELGPRNKADLNQRMIAWLNKYLTL
- a CDS encoding EamA family transporter; protein product: MIIHVLFIGVWGAVIEMPEKAGFPATLGYVVWALTMVPASLAALKLKGWKLDFNRKAMLWGGLAGLLGAGGQLVLFFVLRIAPAYLVFPLLSLTPVVTILMAVLLLHEKTGKMGWAGVVLALVSIFMLSYQPAGATLVSGYTWMLLTAIPLLAWGAQGYVMRFANEIMSAESLYFYMMSTSVMLIPLALMMTDFSQPIQWGFKGPYLSAIIQSLNAFGALCLVYAFRYGKAIIIAPITTALSPVLTVALSLALYQTIPHPVIVAGIALAIVSALLMGFEEVHS